The segment AATAATCTATCACATCATACCGAACGGAGCTGCGCTGGAAGCTTATCTCGGCATAGCAAACGGTAACGGTTTACAGATTATCATAACAAATCTGCTCGATATTGCCTTGTTTGCTGCCTTATTCTTAAGTGTTTGCGTGGTTTCACAGTATGAAAGAGGAGGTACACTACATGCACGTACAGTTAAAAACGCAGCTTAAGCTGCTGTTTTCAAATAAGATTGCCACTCTGGCAATGATTGCAATGCCGTTGGTGTTGACATTTCTGCTGACAAAGGCAAATGCAGGCGGAACACAATATACGCTCTATATTAACGATGCCGATAGTAGTACAGTCTCTGCACAATATATAAACCTACTGAAAAACCAGACCAATCTCAAAATCGTCGCAGCTACTGCCGAAGAAGTTGATCATGCGCTTGCTGTGCAAAAAGCAGACGCCGCCATAAAAATTGAAAAAGGCTTTTTTCAAAGTGTGGAGACGGGCAGCACAAACAAAATACGAATTTTGCAATCCTATCAATCCGCTGACAGCACGCTCTATATACAGGAGATCAACCAATGCTATGATACCCTACTTCAAACTTATCAGGGAGCTGCAGCAGCCGCTTCAGAAATTGCGGGAAACGACAGCACCTTAAGAACGTCCGATGCCATCATTTCCAGTGCACTGAGAACTAGTAGCAATAACGCGGCAATCACAGCTGAATCTTTTTCGCTGAGCGGCAGTATGAAGAATGAAACAGATAATACCACAAGTACACTCATGGGCTTTCTCATTCTTTTCGTGGGCATCATCGTCATCCAGGGAAGTCGCACACTCATTGACGAAAAGGAAAACCTGACTTATGAACGAATGCTCGGTATGCCAATCAGTTTTCTCAAGGTGCTGACAGTAAAATCCGTTTCAATTTTCCTTTACTGTGCAGTAAATGTGGTCATTGTCATTGCTGCTGGGCGACTGGTGTTCCACCTACAAATTTTCAATAACCTGCTGCCACTTTGCCTAGTCTTTGCCGCCTACCTAGTTGCCATGATTGGAATTACGCTTATGTTTACCCTTCGTGCTAATAATCAGCAGAAATTTACAGCAGTGGGGATACCTGCAAACATACTGGCAGGAATGCTGGGGGGCTGTTTTTTCCCGATTGACATTGCGCCCAAGGCAATTCAGGTAATTTCTAGGTTTACGCCGCAGGGCTGGGCACTGTCCGCCATCAACAGTTTAAATGCTGCCACCTTGACTCCGACTCTGGTTGCAGCCTGCATTGTATTTACTCTCGGAGGATTGACATTTCTTGCGGTGTTCTTTCTGAGCCATTATTATCGTTTAAAGCTAATGGCAAAATAATCATTTCACGAGTTAAATACTATGGGTCTTGATATTAAGAATCAACCCTGAATTTGTGAAAAGCACCATGTGTAGGTTTGAACGCTAACACATGATGCTTTTCTGGTAAGATTGTTCATAAAATCGGATTCAAAGCTTGTGCATGTTATAAATAAGCTGACATTTACCAATGCGCTTATTTCAATTATAACGCGTGTCCGAGTGATTCCTTCAGAATTCGATTGGCATTATTTATTATTGGTGAACCATGTCCAAATAGAGCACACTCAATGGGATAATTCAATAACCTACTTGCGTCAGCATGAACTTGGTTAGTGTTTACGTTGAATTTTTCTGGGACACCTATTACAAGTCCTTTATCCTCATTATTTCTAATAACATCACTAAAAAACATTATTTTTCTATCGGCCTGATATAAAGCTATACTTCCAGGTGTATGCCCAGGTACATTTATAACTTGCAAGCCGCCAATAATATCAATTGTATCGTCATCCTCTAAAGGAAAATCAACATGTTGCACTACACAATTAAACTGTCGCGTATATTTCTGTTCTTCCACCATCATGTTGTGATAAGCACCATTAATTACGCTTTGTTGTAATATGAAAGGAATATCATTTTTATGCGCTGCCAACTTTGCGCCTGAACATCTGGCAAGTTCTGCAGCTCCGCCTATGTGGTCACAATGACAATGCGATAAAATAATCATTTTCAAATTGGAAAGAGAAAAGTCATTATCCTCCAGTGTCTTGATTAAATACTTGGTTTTCATGAAAATTCCGGTATCTATTAAATAATAACCACTATTACTTAGAAGCACAAAAATATTGGCTTTTAACACTTCATCTTCGATGATAAATAAATCATCAGTGATTTTTTCCATAATATTATCTCCGTCAGTCCCGCTATTTCCATTTTACAAACTTTCAACCCGTGTCATAAATATAACTTAGAAGCTCATATTTGCAGCTAGTACCTCATTTGCTCATGCCACAAATAATGGCATTGCATTTTCATGCTGCCCCTTCTATAAACGAATCAATGAATAAATACATCATTTTCCTCCCGTAATGCAGAGTCCAAAGAAATCAGAGGTTACCGACGCAGCATGAAGATTCGATTGGCGCAAAAGCTCGACTATTTCAGAAACGGTATAGGCAGCATTTAAGGAAGAGACAAGACCAGGACGTATATTTTTCGGCTGGGTGGACAGGGACACCACCATTTTTTTAAAAGGATGTACGTCGCGCCGTAAGTCGGTAATGCAGTATCGTCCGCCAGTACGGAGAACTCGATAAATCTCATTGAAGGCCCTAATGGGATTTTCCCATTCGTGCATTGATCCATTTGATATGACAGTGTCAAAGCATTCGTCCGCAAAGGGCATATTCATGCAATTACCCTGCACATAGCGGGCAGAAATACCATATTCGGCGGCGTTTTTCTCTGCAAAGCGAATCATAGCAGGGCTGATTTCGCAACCGGTGAGCGAAGTATTATTTAGTTTCTTAGCAAGTTCCAGACCTACATAACCGGGCCCCGGGCCGACCTCAAGCATATCGCCGCCTTTGATTCCGGAAGCAATCATGCTATTCACGCCATTCCAACCCTTATCTCGCATGCTTCTAGCAAAAAGGTCA is part of the Bacillota bacterium genome and harbors:
- a CDS encoding MBL fold metallo-hydrolase, encoding MEKITDDLFIIEDEVLKANIFVLLSNSGYYLIDTGIFMKTKYLIKTLEDNDFSLSNLKMIILSHCHCDHIGGAAELARCSGAKLAAHKNDIPFILQQSVINGAYHNMMVEEQKYTRQFNCVVQHVDFPLEDDDTIDIIGGLQVINVPGHTPGSIALYQADRKIMFFSDVIRNNEDKGLVIGVPEKFNVNTNQVHADASRLLNYPIECALFGHGSPIINNANRILKESLGHAL
- a CDS encoding ABC transporter permease; the protein is MHVQLKTQLKLLFSNKIATLAMIAMPLVLTFLLTKANAGGTQYTLYINDADSSTVSAQYINLLKNQTNLKIVAATAEEVDHALAVQKADAAIKIEKGFFQSVETGSTNKIRILQSYQSADSTLYIQEINQCYDTLLQTYQGAAAAASEIAGNDSTLRTSDAIISSALRTSSNNAAITAESFSLSGSMKNETDNTTSTLMGFLILFVGIIVIQGSRTLIDEKENLTYERMLGMPISFLKVLTVKSVSIFLYCAVNVVIVIAAGRLVFHLQIFNNLLPLCLVFAAYLVAMIGITLMFTLRANNQQKFTAVGIPANILAGMLGGCFFPIDIAPKAIQVISRFTPQGWALSAINSLNAATLTPTLVAACIVFTLGGLTFLAVFFLSHYYRLKLMAK
- a CDS encoding class I SAM-dependent methyltransferase, whose product is MMKARVIETNEGIQNEITVETFDLFARSMRDKGWNGVNSMIASGIKGGDMLEVGPGPGYVGLELAKKLNNTSLTGCEISPAMIRFAEKNAAEYGISARYVQGNCMNMPFADECFDTVISNGSMHEWENPIRAFNEIYRVLRTGGRYCITDLRRDVHPFKKMVVSLSTQPKNIRPGLVSSLNAAYTVSEIVELLRQSNLHAASVTSDFFGLCITGGK